TGAAATGCTGTGCCAGCAAAGTTTGCTCTCTGATGCACAACAGACCTCGGGCTATAACGCCTCTGAACTTAACAACTTACTGATTTgctatgttttcatttccatcgtagtttgaagttttattattttgtaaaagtGCTGGATTTAAGGTGTTAAGTGCAGTCACGTCTACCTCATCTAAAAGTAAAACTCAGTTTACAAGCATTTGGTACAATTTAATTCTGTCCATCAAGAATTTTACATCTTCCTgtatctctcttttcttctacaGCCAGActcaaggtcaaaggtgaccACTACAGCAATGGAGTGCTTCAACGACCTGCTCCTTAAACTGCGGGAGCTCCACGAGCGAGAGGTGGATGGTAcgtggaaattattaaaacagcaGCCATTGGTAGCAGCGACACAGGATGTAGTGCGGCTTTAATATAAGTATCTAAGAGAATTTGCAGAAATTAGTTCACTTTTCACACTTCCACCCAACCAGttatttgtggttgtgtgtttttgacttcCAGGTTGGCAGGTGAAAGTCCAAGAGCTGTCCAACAAGAAAGGCTGGTGAGTGGATGCTTCACCGCTCTAGATGATTTATCTAGATGTTTAGACAACACTGACAAGATATTCAAGTTTAGCCGTACACATGTTCAGCCACTGTGAGAGCTCTGCTCAGGCCTGAAGTCTTTGTGGACGAGGCTGGTGCTGACGTCATGATTAGCAAGTAAGGAAGCTCGTGTTGCAACAAGTCATTCAGTCTGGTACTTAGTCagaaatctttgttttgtttctctgtagaacaagtaaaaaaaaacaactaatgaaTGGGCAAAGGAAGAAGATCATTTTAGATTCTTGATACAACTGGAGATTAATTCAATGATTAGCTTATTAAGAAAAACAATCTACATCCACATGTGCAAATTGTGGCTAGGTAATATATACATGTTGTGTATGTTATACCTGTCAGTAATCCCAcattacattatgttttcagcttCAGCACAACTGTGCTAATTATTTACTACTGATTACAGACACACCATAGTTTTTTGTACTGatgttaatatttaaatgtttttaaacaataCATTAAAAGAGCATTGTAACTGTAATATTCACCTCAATCTATGaacacatttctatttttgtttgtaaaaacaactgaaggTGAAGGTGTTGTGGGGCTCGTAATGTCAGTGGTAACTTTACTCCAGTAAGTAGTTAAGTAATTTTGAGGTACCTGAAGTTCACTTGACTACACCAAATTTATGACAGCTGCGCTCTCAGTTAGATGGGACTTTCATGTTAATGTttccaaacaaaacataaataatcaGTAATAAAATATGAGAAGAGTAATATGCAGCAGCCTTGAAAAGGAAATAGAAGATCATGCAGCCTTATTGAAATCCAGTTGTGTCTGATTCTTCACTGCCTGAAATGAATGTTCCAGAGAAGTTGTATTATTCTGTAGAAATATTGATATACTATCTGATTGGGATTATTTCTTcacttcgtgtgtgtgtgtgtgtgtgtgtgtgtgtgtgcatgtgtgtgcctgtgtgtttgcatgatgCATACAAACAGCGATATAAAGCGGATGGAGGAACTATTCACCAGAAACCAGCAGATGAAAGAACAGCACAGATTACTCACCGACAACatcaaaacactggaaaacaggTACTCATGCTACGTTCTGCTTTAGTCTTGCATTacagagtgtgtgcatgtgtgaatgtctgCCATCTTATCATTTTCCcataccaagtcactgtagcccatctgccctgaagaagtagctgctcagagagcgtattataacctcttatttagtaaatgcaacaatgattgaagctcttggcaagactggtgggtaaacagctgctaatgctgaCAATTATCAAAGGGGATAAAACCTAATGAAAGAGTAGCATAAGTAGAGAAGAGTCATAAAGTCAGCAAACTGATTGAATAATATTGGTTTTACATATTTACCTGAAGTTTTCCACTGTAAGCTTCAGACCAAGTAAGACTGTAGCAGCGAAACCCTTTAGTTTATTGCAGCAATCCAGGTCCTTAAGAGTGTTTTCTAATCAGTATAGTTGTTAGTAGTGTTCGTGACGTTGTGTGGATTTCTGCTGCCTGTGCAGGCTGAGAGCGGGACTGTGTGACAGATGTACAGTGACCCAGGAGGTGGCTACAAGAAGACAGCACGAGTTTGAAGCCTCACAGATACAGAGCCTCCAGCACATCTCTATACTGGGTAttctcttcatgtctctctAATCAGCaatccaaccatccatccattcatcatccGCCACTTGTCTCTTGTGTCATATTTCCTGTCAGTTTTGCATCTCTACTaaaaaactcacattttttaatcaattttctTATCCCTTCTCTGTCTTCTGAGATTTGGTGTTTGCTTCTCGCAACTTTCTTTCAACCTCCTGTCTATGAGTTCCCTCTCCACCAAAGGCAACTTTGCTGTGAAGTGCACTGATCCTGATTTGTGGTCTGTGTTGTAGCGGGAGAGATGAACAACCTGAAGAAGGAGAACAAAAGACTTAGAGATGAAATCAGGAATTTAAGAACAGCACTTGAGTGAGTAAAAGGTGTTTGAGGCTTtaaacaacctttttttctaattttttctcaatatttttgttattattcaACATATTTCTCATTGTAGCATTCAATGCAACAAATGTGTGACCACTATatatttgcgtgtgtgtgtgtgtgtgtgtgtgtgtgtgtgtgtgtgtgtgtgtgtgtgtgtgtgtgtatggtgtggCAGAAGTCACAGCGACCACtcctcaaacagcagcagcgtCACAGAGGTCAAACAACCAAACAGCTCGCCTGACCTTTCACCCTGCTCTGTCCCTGTGGCCCTCATCGCCGAGGCAACCAGCAGGGCCAGCAACCAGCCATCAGATAGTGACACTGCAGTGAAAACCGAGAGAGACCAAAGAAGAGAGGGTGAGTCCGAAGAAGAGCTGGGTGGAGGAAAAccttttgcttgtttgtttgttgattgtCATGAGCTTGTGCTCATGGAAGTTCATGTTTTCTGCTTCTGATCAAACAGAAACTAAACACAGACAGTTGAGAGGGATGAACAGGAGCCACTTTGTAAGTTTCCAAATCAGTTCACCCTCATAAACATTTCGGTAGTcttacattttgtaaaatgttcttatttgctttcttgttgagagttagataagaagatcaACACCActcatatctgtctgttaaatatggaGGTGTAGCTGAgagggttagcttagcttagcattaaaaGTGGGGGAAAAGGGcgaaaacagctagcctggtttTGTCCTCATTTGCACACTAGCACCTGTAGAGCTCATTTATTAACATGTTACGTCtcagttttgtttattctttaagaaaaacaattaaaattcCATCCGACAGATGTTTGTTAACTGTTTTACATGTTTCTGCTCTttatgctgagctaagctaactctCTCCCgtctgtagcttcatatttagcttCCACCGCTCTcggaaaaaacatgtttttttcccccaagatGTCAAACTATTACTTATGTATAGtaatttatgttattttattctcCATTCTCTCAGGAGCCGTACAAGTCTGTACCACTGTCGACTCTCACATTACCATCCTGGAAGACAGAACACAGTGTAACccgagagaggaggtgagacaAACCAACATAGGACATGCTGTTGTGTCAGTGTATGAGAGTATATAAATGATAATTGCAAATTGTTCATATTAAAGACGACAAACAAAGTCATAACTCTTGGTGTTGTCACGAACTTAGATGTAAATTTTGTAAATTACAACATCAGCATCACTATAAGAATAAATCCAAATTAAAGGACCTATGTCTCAGCTGGACATAGAAAAATTGGCTTTATCTTAAGACCAACAGATACTACCATTGGTTTATAAACCACTGATGGTGTAGAGCCAAGATACATATATGATCTGCTACTATGTTCTGAAGCATCCAAACCTTTCAGATTGTCTGGGATGGGTTCACTTAGTCATTAGTGTGTGTAAACTAAACATGGAGATGTATCATTCAGTTTCTACACACCATGTGTCTAGATGTCACTATGGTCTAATGACCTGTATGGAGATTTtgacctctccctctctgacctCTGTTTCTCCTAACTTAGAAGTCAGAGTATTGAACGACTGGACCAACGATCCTCCATCCCCCCTCAAGCGCTCCTTCCTAAGAATTCTTCCTCCTCAACCAGTGGAGAAGTCAACTCCAACAGACACGTGCTCCACACTCCCGTTCCCTGCCGTCCTCAACCAATCAAGAGCAGCCCTGTTACTCTCCCCTGGCCATTATCCGAATCCTCTGACTGGGtttctgtggctgctgcaggCACCAGCCAGCTGATGCAACCTTCTTCCAAACTGAATGTGCCACGCTTTCCCAACCTCATCCCAATTAGCCAGCATACCAATTCTAGAAAGCAGGTTTTCGGGTCTCCCTGGTCCAAACAAAGCAGTCCTCAGCCCCCGGTAAAAGATCCAACTGTAGTGTTCAGGTTGAGGAGTCTGTCAGAGCATGTAGAGAGTCAAATAACCCCCCCggacaaaaaagaaattcagccaACTAAAGCGGAAATGGTCTCTGGAGAAGAGCTTAAGGAGATCTACGAGGGGCCTCTGGACCTATCGGATCGAGGAAAGTCCAAATCCAACCAAACACCAAGAGATGATTCACCCTCAGCCGTACAAGTTGGAGAGATAGTACAGAAGAGCCCTGACAAAGATGTGAAGACAAATACATATGCACAAGTACCAGTATCATCACCTTCACATGTCGCACAgccctcatcttcatcttcctctacACCACCGATCGACCAACAAGAGGAGGAGCCTACCGGGGATCATAACCACAAGGTACTTTTAAGTTTTCTGACGATTACATTAAAAGCCAAACACATGGGGGTGACAATCAGGATTTACAGTGTGATGTCTCATCGCAGCAGGTAACCAAAGATCaggagcagaaagaggaggtgaaTGGAAAGACGGACCAAAGCAGCGAAAAGAAGGTGCCTGTCCTCACTATATCATTACGACCAGGTAAAGAACTTTGATTTatatgtacctgtgtgtgtgtgtgtgtgtgtgtgtgtgtgtgtgtgtgtgtgtgtgtgtgtgtgtgtgtgtgtgtgtgtgtgagagagagagagcgtagAAGTGATACACATTGTTCACAGGGAAACAAAGTCACATGTTTGCACCGACTCTCAAATTATCTTATTGTGTCACTTTGTAGTAAAACCTGTTTTAAATTGACACCATGTGATGCACCATATATCCATATATTCACTGTGCACAGATAAATACTACTTagctgtgctgtgtttctgtaaCAGTAGTAGTCCTGGAGACTCTGAATTCTGCTCTGCAAAAGCAAGAAGCCTTATCATTGAATGGCAAGGTAAGGTCAGATACAGAGGAGACTGTGTTAGCTTGTAtttcctcattcattttcaccatttttaaagcaaaggtTCTTCTCTATTGTGAGCTCTTATGTTTCCTCTGCCCCGTCACAGTCGTCTTCACCAGCAGACGAGCGAGAGAGCAGCTCAGAAGAGCAGGGCGAAGACGGGAGTGCGTCAGGCCAAGAAAGCATTCAgggcagaaagaggaagaggacatcTGTGGAGACAGAAAGCAACAGggactcagacacagacagtaagCATCTGTTTACATTCCTTGTCTTTGGGGtgtcctccttctcttctccctttctttctctccctcttgtgtGCGGTTtacaaatcaaatcacatttttaaagctttgcagattaagattttctTCTGGTTCTGCTTTGTTCAAAGGTAACATAATCCATCTACCAGCATTATTTCACAccttatatcttgtttgttaaggttgtacaaaaaccaaagtgtaaaaaaaaatcaagttttgGTTTTGCAGGGAGCAATGTGCTGAAGTATTCTTCCAGGGAGTCA
The genomic region above belongs to Seriola aureovittata isolate HTS-2021-v1 ecotype China chromosome 9, ASM2101889v1, whole genome shotgun sequence and contains:
- the rbbp8l gene encoding DNA endonuclease RBBP8 isoform X5 is translated as MEELFTRNQQMKEQHRLLTDNIKTLENRLRAGLCDRCTVTQEVATRRQHEFEASQIQSLQHISILAGEMNNLKKENKRLRDEIRNLRTALESHSDHSSNSSSVTEVKQPNSSPDLSPCSVPVALIAEATSRASNQPSDSDTAVKTERDQRREETKHRQLRGMNRSHFEPYKSVPLSTLTLPSWKTEHSVTRERRSQSIERLDQRSSIPPQALLPKNSSSSTSGEVNSNRHVLHTPVPCRPQPIKSSPVTLPWPLSESSDWVSVAAAGTSQLMQPSSKLNVPRFPNLIPISQHTNSRKQVFGSPWSKQSSPQPPVKDPTVVFRLRSLSEHVESQITPPDKKEIQPTKAEMVSGEELKEIYEGPLDLSDRGKSKSNQTPRDDSPSAVQVGEIVQKSPDKDVKTNTYAQVPVSSPSHVAQPSSSSSSTPPIDQQEEEPTGDHNHKQVTKDQEQKEEVNGKTDQSSEKKVPVLTISLRPVVVLETLNSALQKQEALSLNGKSSSPADERESSSEEQGEDGSASGQESIQGRKRKRTSVETESNRDSDTDRSNVLKYSSRESVLLPIKLYRHPARKENQDHGQN
- the rbbp8l gene encoding DNA endonuclease RBBP8 isoform X6, with the translated sequence MECFNDLLLKLRELHEREVDGWQVKVQELSNKKGCDIKRMEELFTRNQQMKEQHRLLTDNIKTLENRLRAGLCDRCTVTQEVATRRQHEFEASQIQSLQHISILAGEMNNLKKENKRLRDEIRNLRTALESHSDHSSNSSSVTEVKQPNSSPDLSPCSVPVALIAEATSRASNQPSDSDTAVKTERDQRREETKHRQLRGMNRSHFEPYKSVPLSTLTLPSWKTEHSVTRERRSQSIERLDQRSSIPPQALLPKNSSSSTSGEVNSNRHVLHTPVPCRPQPIKSSPVTLPWPLSESSDWVSVAAAGTSQLMQPSSKLNVPRFPNLIPISQHTNSRKQVFGSPWSKQSSPQPPVKDPTVVFRLRSLSEHVESQITPPDKKEIQPTKAEMVSGEELKEIYEGPLDLSDRGKSKSNQTPRDDSPSAVQVGEIVQKSPDKDVKTNTYAQVPVSSPSHVAQPSSSSSSTPPIDQQEEEPTGDHNHKQVTKDQEQKEEVNGKTDQSSEKKVPVLTISLRPVVFTSRRAREQLRRAGRRRECVRPRKHSGQKEEEDICGDRKQQGLRHRQHPARKENQDHGQN
- the rbbp8l gene encoding DNA endonuclease RBBP8 isoform X4, whose product is MECFNDLLLKLRELHEREVDGWQVKVQELSNKKGCDIKRMEELFTRNQQMKEQHRLLTDNIKTLENRLRAGLCDRCTVTQEVATRRQHEFEASQIQSLQHISILAGEMNNLKKENKRLRDEIRNLRTALESHSDHSSNSSSVTEVKQPNSSPDLSPCSVPVALIAEATSRASNQPSDSDTAVKTERDQRREETKHRQLRGMNRSHFEPYKSVPLSTLTLPSWKTEHSVTRERRSQSIERLDQRSSIPPQALLPKNSSSSTSGEVNSNRHVLHTPVPCRPQPIKSSPVTLPWPLSESSDWVSVAAAGTSQLMQPSSKLNVPRFPNLIPISQHTNSRKQVFGSPWSKQSSPQPPVKDPTVVFRLRSLSEHVESQITPPDKKEIQPTKAEMVSGEELKEIYEGPLDLSDRGKSKSNQTPRDDSPSAVQVGEIVQKSPDKDVKTNTYAQVPVSSPSHVAQPSSSSSSTPPIDQQEEEPTGDHNHKQVTKDQEQKEEVNGKTDQSSEKKVPVLTISLRPVVVLETLNSALQKQEALSLNGKSSSPADERESSSEEQGEDGSASGQESIQGRKRKRTSVETESNRDSDTDNIQHERKIKIMVRTEEKSPS
- the rbbp8l gene encoding DNA endonuclease RBBP8 isoform X3, whose protein sequence is MECFNDLLLKLRELHEREVDGWQVKVQELSNKKGCDIKRMEELFTRNQQMKEQHRLLTDNIKTLENRLRAGLCDRCTVTQEVATRRQHEFEASQIQSLQHISILAGEMNNLKKENKRLRDEIRNLRTALESHSDHSSNSSSVTEVKQPNSSPDLSPCSVPVALIAEATSRASNQPSDSDTAVKTERDQRREETKHRQLRGMNRSHFEPYKSVPLSTLTLPSWKTEHSVTRERRSQSIERLDQRSSIPPQALLPKNSSSSTSGEVNSNRHVLHTPVPCRPQPIKSSPVTLPWPLSESSDWVSVAAAGTSQLMQPSSKLNVPRFPNLIPISQHTNSRKQVFGSPWSKQSSPQPPVKDPTVVFRLRSLSEHVESQITPPDKKEIQPTKAEMVSGEELKEIYEGPLDLSDRGKSKSNQTPRDDSPSAVQVGEIVQKSPDKDVKTNTYAQVPVSSPSHVAQPSSSSSSTPPIDQQEEEPTGDHNHKQVTKDQEQKEEVNGKTDQSSEKKVPVLTISLRPVVFTSRRAREQLRRAGRRRECVRPRKHSGQKEEEDICGDRKQQGLRHRQEQCAEVFFQGVSTPAHKTLQTSSTKGKSRSWSELRRRARAKEDDGTMTW
- the rbbp8l gene encoding DNA endonuclease RBBP8 isoform X2; the protein is MECFNDLLLKLRELHEREVDGWQVKVQELSNKKGCDIKRMEELFTRNQQMKEQHRLLTDNIKTLENRLRAGLCDRCTVTQEVATRRQHEFEASQIQSLQHISILAGEMNNLKKENKRLRDEIRNLRTALESHSDHSSNSSSVTEVKQPNSSPDLSPCSVPVALIAEATSRASNQPSDSDTAVKTERDQRREETKHRQLRGMNRSHFEPYKSVPLSTLTLPSWKTEHSVTRERRSQSIERLDQRSSIPPQALLPKNSSSSTSGEVNSNRHVLHTPVPCRPQPIKSSPVTLPWPLSESSDWVSVAAAGTSQLMQPSSKLNVPRFPNLIPISQHTNSRKQVFGSPWSKQSSPQPPVKDPTVVFRLRSLSEHVESQITPPDKKEIQPTKAEMVSGEELKEIYEGPLDLSDRGKSKSNQTPRDDSPSAVQVGEIVQKSPDKDVKTNTYAQVPVSSPSHVAQPSSSSSSTPPIDQQEEEPTGDHNHKQVTKDQEQKEEVNGKTDQSSEKKVPVLTISLRPVVLETLNSALQKQEALSLNGKSSSPADERESSSEEQGEDGSASGQESIQGRKRKRTSVETESNRDSDTDRSNVLKYSSRESVLLPIKLYRHPARKENQDHGQN
- the rbbp8l gene encoding DNA endonuclease RBBP8 isoform X1: MECFNDLLLKLRELHEREVDGWQVKVQELSNKKGCDIKRMEELFTRNQQMKEQHRLLTDNIKTLENRLRAGLCDRCTVTQEVATRRQHEFEASQIQSLQHISILAGEMNNLKKENKRLRDEIRNLRTALESHSDHSSNSSSVTEVKQPNSSPDLSPCSVPVALIAEATSRASNQPSDSDTAVKTERDQRREETKHRQLRGMNRSHFEPYKSVPLSTLTLPSWKTEHSVTRERRSQSIERLDQRSSIPPQALLPKNSSSSTSGEVNSNRHVLHTPVPCRPQPIKSSPVTLPWPLSESSDWVSVAAAGTSQLMQPSSKLNVPRFPNLIPISQHTNSRKQVFGSPWSKQSSPQPPVKDPTVVFRLRSLSEHVESQITPPDKKEIQPTKAEMVSGEELKEIYEGPLDLSDRGKSKSNQTPRDDSPSAVQVGEIVQKSPDKDVKTNTYAQVPVSSPSHVAQPSSSSSSTPPIDQQEEEPTGDHNHKQVTKDQEQKEEVNGKTDQSSEKKVPVLTISLRPVVVLETLNSALQKQEALSLNGKSSSPADERESSSEEQGEDGSASGQESIQGRKRKRTSVETESNRDSDTDRSNVLKYSSRESVLLPIKLYRHPARKENQDHGQN